A stretch of Henckelia pumila isolate YLH828 chromosome 4, ASM3356847v2, whole genome shotgun sequence DNA encodes these proteins:
- the LOC140863021 gene encoding uncharacterized protein isoform X2, whose amino-acid sequence MFGFSRRRMRLERIKKVQLSDAAQGTRSPVRHNKRLNSSNGESMADNTNDYDELIRQSSSDGSELNNCASGSSEDWMVLSVSGMKPEARFNHAAAVVGNNMVVVGGESSNGLLDDVQVLSFDRFSWTKASPKRYYSPTSHPLKIPACKGHTLVPWGKKVLLVGGKTEPATERVTVWAFDMDEECWSLMEAKGDIPVARSGHTVVRANSVLILFGGEDSKKRKLNDMHMFDLKSLTWLPLHCTGPRPSPRSNHVAALYDDKILLVFGGTSKSRTLNDLYSLDFETMVWSRVKTRSFHPSPRAGCCGALCGTKWYIIGGGSKKKHAETLIFDVLKLEWSVAVATPSSSITTNKGFSLVLVQHRERDFLVAFGGFKKDASDQVEVLVLEKIESSIIRKSTLSKVAGLLSENRASSVELSSQPNNGSLSGHFDSISGLHLASASEQHGPGRKSLSESLLVDSNSAPGNASFRKQFNNQEENAEMTIMNVLEDKNQLRLREQNIKPVDLGAGISIGGDKIAEETCASESDNSSSLDKQGSGSLMSESDGLVFPESDGKSRMAAQSNIHQVYEAKLAALLRKNGILEGQLTAAVAGREAAEKNLLSSLKSRQETEKQLTDIMKELEFFKEKLNSVELAHEEANSLSNIVHSDNVRLEHDVAFLKAVLDDTQKELHSTRGVLAGERARAFQLQVEVFHLKQRLQSLETRAPTPRKPFHV is encoded by the exons ATGTTTGGGTTCTCGAGGAGAAGAATGAGGCTCGAGAG AATAAAAAAAGTTCAACTCTCAGATGCTGCTCAAGGAACTAGAAGTCCAGTAAGGCACAATAAAAGACTTAACAGCTCAAAT GGGGAAAGCATGGCAGACAACACGAATGATTATGATGAGCTCATCCGTCAATCTTCATCTGATGGGTCTGAGCTTAATAACTGTGCTTCAGGCAGCTCTGAAGATTGGATGGTGCTTTCTGTCAGTGGAATGAAGCCTGAAGCTCGCTTCAAT CATGCGGCAGCAGTTGTTGGGAACAACATGGTGGTTGTCGGTGGTGAATCTTCAAATGGATTGCTGGATGATGTCCAG GTACTCAGTTTTGATAGATTTTCATGGACTAAGGCTTCACCAAAGCGTTATTATTCACCAACTAGCCATCCATTAAAAATTCCGGCATGCAAGGGTCACACTTTG GTGCCTTGGGGAAAAAAAGTGCTTCTTGTCGGAGGAAAAACCGAACCTGCTACCGAAAGAGTCACTG TCTGGGCATTTGACATGGACGAAGAGTGCTGGTCACTTATGGAAGCAAAGGGAGACATTCCG GTTGCTCGTAGTGGTCATACAGTTGTTAGGGCAAACTCTGTTCTTATTTTGTTTGGAGGTGAAGATTCTAAAAAAAGGAAACTCAATGATATGCATATGTTTGATCTGAAATCTCTGACCTGGCTCCCTCTTCATTGCAC TGGACCACGTCCATCTCCAAGGTCGAATCACGTTGCGGCTCTTTATGATGACAAAATACTGTTAGTTTTTGGTGGAACGTCAAAGTCTCGTACTCTAAATGACTTGTACTCACTTGACTTCGAGACG ATGGTATGGTCAAGAGTTAAAACTCGGAGTTTTCATCCATCGCCTAGAGCTGGTTGTTGTGGAGCACTTTGCGGAACTAAGTGGTATATTATTGGTGGTGGTAGCAAGAAAAAAC ATGCAGAGACCTTGATATTTGATGTTCTTAAGCTTGAATGGTCAGTTGCTGTTGCAACGCCTTCATCTTCCATCACTACCAACAAG GGATTTAGCCTAGTTCTTGTACAACACAGGGAAAGGGATTTTCTTGTTGCCTTTGGTGGTTTCAAGAAGGATGCATCAGACCAG GTTGAGGTACTTGTCTTGGAGAAGATTGAATCATCCATTATTCGAAAATCGACATTGAGTAAAGTTGCTGGATTGCTGTCTGAGAATCGTGCATCGTCTGTAGAATTGTCCTCTCAGCCGAACAATGGTTCTCTTAGTGGTCATTTTGATTCTATCTCAGGACTTCATTTAGCATCTGCTTCCGAACAACATGGGCCTGGTAGAAAATCATTGTCAGAATCTTTACTTGTCGACTCAAATTCTGCTCCTGGAAATGCCTCCTTCCGGAAACAATTTAATAATCAGGAGGAGAATGCTGAGATGACAATCATGAATGTCTTAGAGGACAAAAATCAACTACGG TTAAGGGAGCAAAACATAAAGCCAGTCGATTTAGGAGCTGGGATTAGCATTGGAGGAGATAAAATAGCAGAAGAAACTTGTGCCTCAGAATCTGATAACTCAAGTTCTCTGGACAAGCAAGGAAGTGGAAGCCTGATGTCAGAAAGCGATGGTCTTGTATTTCCAGAGAGTGATGGTAAATCAAGAATGGCAGCTCAGTCGAACATCCATCAAGTATATGAAGCAAAACTAGCTGCCCTTCTAAGGAAGAATGGCATTCTGGAAGGACAGTTGACAGCTGCAGTAGCTGGTCGTGAGGCAGCAGAAAAGAATTTGTTATCTTCTCTCAAAAGTAGGCAGGAAACGGAGAAACAATTGACAGACATAATGAAGGAGTTGGAGTTTTTTAAGGAGAAGCTAAACAGTGTCGAGTTGGCCCATGAAGAAGCTAATAGCCTATCTAATATTGTCCACTCTGACAACGTAAGACTGGAACATGACGTAGCTTTCCTTAAAGCTGTTTTGGACGATACACAGAAG GAGCTTCATTCGACTAGAGGCGTCCTTGCAGGAGAACGAGCTAGAGCATTCCAACTACAG GTTGAAGTTTTCCATCTGAAGCAAAGATTGCAGTCCTTGGAGACTCGAGCACCAACTCCTAGAAAACCTTTCCACGTTTAG
- the LOC140864416 gene encoding monothiol glutaredoxin-S5-like: MERVSKMVSEKPVVIFSKSSCCMSHSIRSLFSDFGVHPTVHELDEISRGREIEQALSRLGCNPTVPAVFIGGEFVGGANEVMSHHIKRSLKPMLKRAGALWV, translated from the coding sequence ATGGAGAGAGTTAGCAAAATGGTGTCCGAGAAACCGGTGGTGATCTTCAGCAAGAGCTCGTGTTGCATGAGCCACTCCATTAGATCATTGTTCAGTGATTTCGGAGTCCATCCGACGGTGCACGAGCTCGACGAGATCTCCAGGGGCCGTGAGATCGAGCAAGCCCTATCAAGACTCGGTTGCAACCCTACCGTCCCCGCGGTGTTCATCGGTGGCGAGTTCGTCGGAGGAGCCAACGAGGTGATGAGCCACCACATCAAGAGGTCGCTAAAGCCCATGCTCAAAAGGGCTGGTGCCCTGTGGGTCTAA
- the LOC140865042 gene encoding probable serine/threonine-protein kinase At1g01540 isoform X2, whose protein sequence is MAGSFAVIVGAVGGALAVLATVILLLWICMKKHGKFSNKNSETGSSDPSAVVEMKRGGSSPFSVPSITEIRQFRMEELEQATRNFSETNLIGCGTFGLVFKGLLSDGTVVAIKRRIGEPRQEFVEEVAYLSTICHRNLVVLLGYCQERGYQMLVSEYLPNGSMCSHLYDTGKGSTTKLEFKQRLQVAIGAAKGLCHLHGLNPPFVHGNFKTGSVLVDENFIAKVADAGMSKILEKIEDGASSGSSSFNAFKDPEMEHFEVLYETSDVYSFGVFLLELITGKEATTYKEAYGSNHSLIQLVEDHLRSNDLVDPRLVGSFTAEGMRDLLWLMLKCMNFPGKDRPRMENLVVEIDRILETEIERTIVMGEGTATVTLGSQLFTS, encoded by the exons ATGGCGGGTTCATTTGCTGTTATAGTTGGAGCCGTAGGAGGGGCGTTAGCTGTTTTAGCCACTGTCATTTTGCTTTTGTGGATTTGCATGAAAAAACATGGGAAGTTTTCGAACAAGAACTCGGAGACAGGATCCTCCGACCCATCTGCTGTGG TGGAGATGAAAAGAGGTGGAAGCAGTCCATTTTCAGTTCCATCGATAACCGAAATAAGGCAATTCAGAATGGAAGAATTGGAACAAGCCACAAGAAATTTCAGTGAAACCAATCTAATAGGATGTGGTACATTTGGTTTAGTTTTCAAAGGACTGCTCAGCGATGGAACTGTTGTGGCCATCAAAAGACGTATTGGCGAACCTCGGCAGGAGTTCGTTGAAGAG GTGGCCTATTTGTCGACGATTTGCCACCGTAACTTAGTGGTACTTCTTGGCTACTGTCAAGAAAGAGGATACCAGATGCTAGTTTCCGAATACTTACCTAATGGCAGCATGTGCAGCCATTTGTACG ACACTGGAAAAGGTTCTACCACGAAGCTCGAATTTAAACAAAGGCTACAAGTAGCAATTGGTGCTGCTAAAG GTTTGTGTCACTTGCATGGCCTGAATCCACCGTTCGTGCACGGTAACTTTAAAACAGGGAGCGTCTTGGTTGATGAGAATTTCATCGCCAAAGTCGCGGATGCAGGGATGTCTaaaattcttgaaaaaatcgAAGATGGAGCTTCGTCTGGATCAAGTTCCTTCAATGCTTTCAAAGATCCAGA GATGGAACACTTCGAGGTATTATACGAAACAAGCGATGTATACAGCTTTGGTGTATTCCTTTTGGAGCTCATAACCGGTAAGGAGGCGACGACGTACAAAGAGGCCTACGGATCAAATCACAGCTTAATTCAGTTG GTGGAAGACCATTTGAGATCAAACGATCTAGTCGACCCTCGACTAGTTGGGAGCTTCACTGCGGAAGGGATGAGGGATCTTCTGTGGTTGATGCTCAAATGCATGAACTTTCCAGGGAAGGATAGGCCAAGAATGGAGAATTTGGTGGTGGAGATTGATCGAATACTCGAGACGGAGATCGAACGGACCATAGTCATGGGTGAGGGGACTGCAACCGTTACTCTGGGAAGCCAACTCTTTACAAGTTGA
- the LOC140865602 gene encoding monothiol glutaredoxin-S5-like, producing MEKVAIMVSEKPVVIFSKSQCCISHSVGALLHDFGVNPTVHELDKIPIGREIEQALSNIGCNPTVPAVFIGGEFVGGANEVMSLHLRSSLKPLLERAGALWV from the coding sequence ATGGAGAAGGTAGCCATCATGGTGTCCGAAAAACCCGTCGTGATATTCAGCAAGAGCCAATGTTGCATCAGCCACAGCGTGGGGGCACTCCTTCACGACTTCGGGGTGAACCCTACGGTGCACGAGCTCGACAAGATCCCCATCGGTCGGGAAATCGAGCAAGCTCTGTCGAACATCGGTTGCAATCCCACCGTCCCCGCGGTGTTCATCGGCGGCGAGTTCGTGGGAGGAGCAAATGAGGTCATGAGCCTCCACCTCAGGAGCTCCTTAAAGCCCTTGCTCGAAAGGGCTGGTGCCTTGTGGGTCTAA
- the LOC140863023 gene encoding anaphase-promoting complex subunit 7 — protein MDVPKEHLSTLLDHGLYSSAQMLGCFAISSTSISPETSPHLKAESLVLYGDSLLREKEYRRAIQIYKQALQYHKIIPKQNAAASLTTRSSLSVANRSSSPGSLNPSALNENEVKFKIATCHNSLNENRAALAEMEGIPNKSRNLEMNLMMAKLYRNSRHTRAAIGCFKECLRNCPYILDAIIALAELGVSAKDIISLFPQTPSRSGRPPYDHSDSSRWLLRYVEAQCCIASNDYKGGLEQFSELLQRFPNNIHILLEMAKVKAVVGKNDEAILDFEKVRSIDPYLVTYMDEYAMLLKLKSDYSKLNKLVHDLLNIDPTRPEVFVALSVLWEKKDERGALSYVEKSIRIDERHVAGYIMKGNLFLSMNRPEAAVIAYRGAQELRPDLRSYQGLVRSYLALSKIKEALYAAREAMKAMPQSAKALKLVGDVHASSTSGREKAKKFYESALRLEPGFLGAALALAELQVQEGRNGDAVSLLQRYLKDWADDSLHAKLAQVFAATNMLQEALSHYQAALRINPLSDDARKGLERLEKQMKGVDPDAPEEDEDNEADDAEVDPDDTDLL, from the exons ATGGATGTTCCGAAAGAGCATTTATCCACTTTACTGGATCATGGCCTCTACTCTTCGGCTCAAATGCTG GGTTGTTTTGCTATTTCGTCAACTTCGATAAGTCCTGAGACGAGTCCTCATCTTAAAGCCGAAAGCTTG GTGCTATATGGGGATTCACTCTTGCGAGAAAAAGAGTACCGCAGAGCTATT CAAATATACAAGCAAGCATTGCAATACCACAAAATAATACCAAAACAAAATGCAGCTGCATCCCTGACAACCAGGAGCTCATTGTCAGTAGCAAATAGGTCATCTTCTCCCGGTTCTCTTAATCCGTCGGCTTTAAATGAAAACGAG GTAAAATTCAAGATTGCTACTTGTCACAATTCACTAAATGAGAATAGAGCTGCTCTTGCTGag ATGGAGGGAATTCCTAACAAATCGAGGAATCTAGAGATGAACCTTATGATGGCAAAGCTTTACCGAAATTCTAGGCATACTCGAGCTGCAATTGGATGTTTTAAGGAGTGTTTGAG GAATTGCCCTTACATACTTGATGCTATTATAGCTTTGGCTGAACTGGGTGTTTCGGCCAAGGATATCATTTCTTTGTTTCCTCAG ACTCCAAGTAGAAGTGGAAGACCTCCCTATGATCACTCTGATTCGAGCCGTTGGTTGTTG CGTTATGTTGAAGCTCAATGCTGCATTGCTTCAAATGATTACAAAG GTGGTCTGGAACAATTCTCAGAACTTCTGCAGCGATTTCCTAATAACATTCACATTCTACTTGAAATGGCTAAG GTTAAAGCTGTCGTTGGGAAAAATGATGAAGCCATTTTGGACTTTGAGAAG GTTCGGTCAATTGATCCATATTTGGTCACTTACATGGATGAGTATGCAATGCTtctaaaactcaagtctgaCTATTCCAAGTTAAATAAATTAGTTCATGATCTGCTGAACATCGATCCTACAAGGCCTGAAGTTTTTGTGGCCTTGTCTGTTCTTTGGGAAAAGAAAGATGAGAGAGGCGCTTTGTCTTATGTGGAGAAG AGCATTCGCATCGATGAGAGGCACGTCGCTGGTTATATAATGAAG GGAAATCTTTTCTTGTCAATGAATCGACCAGAAGCAGCAGTAATCGCCTACAGGGGAGCTCAAGAACTGAGGCCTGATCTACGGTCCTATCAAG GGTTAGTTCGTTCTTATTTGGCTCTGTCAAAAATCAAGGAGGCTTTGTATGCAGCTCGAGAAGCAATGAAGGCGATGCCCCAGTCAGCAAAGGCTCTAAAATTAGTTGGGGATGTTCACGCTAGCAGCACCAGTGGCAGAGAAAAG GCAAAGAAGTTTTATGAATCGGCTCTCAGACTAGAACCTGGTTTCCTTGGAGCTGCATTGGCATTGGCTGAGCTCCAAGTCCAGGAAGGTCGAAATGGAGATGCTGTCTCCCTCCTGCAGCGATATTTAAAAGATTGGGCTGATGATTCTTTGCATGCTAAGCTGGCTCAAGTTTTTGCAGCTACAAACATGCTGCAAGAGGCTCTTTCACATTATCAGGCAGCATTGAG GATAAACCCCCTAAGTGATGATGCAAGAAAGGGACTCGAGCGGTTGGAAAAACAAATGAAG ggGGTTGATCCTGATGCCCCTGAAGAAGACGAAGATAACGAGGCTGATGATGCTGAGGTAGATCCAGATGACACTGATCTTTTATAG
- the LOC140863021 gene encoding uncharacterized protein isoform X1 gives MFGFSRRRMRLERIKKVQLSDAAQGTRSPVRHNKRLNSSNGESMADNTNDYDELIRQSSSDGSELNNCASGSSEDWMVLSVSGMKPEARFNHAAAVVGNNMVVVGGESSNGLLDDVQVLSFDRFSWTKASPKRYYSPTSHPLKIPACKGHTLVPWGKKVLLVGGKTEPATERVTVWAFDMDEECWSLMEAKGDIPVARSGHTVVRANSVLILFGGEDSKKRKLNDMHMFDLKSLTWLPLHCTGPRPSPRSNHVAALYDDKILLVFGGTSKSRTLNDLYSLDFETMVWSRVKTRSFHPSPRAGCCGALCGTKWYIIGGGSKKKPDAETLIFDVLKLEWSVAVATPSSSITTNKGFSLVLVQHRERDFLVAFGGFKKDASDQVEVLVLEKIESSIIRKSTLSKVAGLLSENRASSVELSSQPNNGSLSGHFDSISGLHLASASEQHGPGRKSLSESLLVDSNSAPGNASFRKQFNNQEENAEMTIMNVLEDKNQLRLREQNIKPVDLGAGISIGGDKIAEETCASESDNSSSLDKQGSGSLMSESDGLVFPESDGKSRMAAQSNIHQVYEAKLAALLRKNGILEGQLTAAVAGREAAEKNLLSSLKSRQETEKQLTDIMKELEFFKEKLNSVELAHEEANSLSNIVHSDNVRLEHDVAFLKAVLDDTQKELHSTRGVLAGERARAFQLQVEVFHLKQRLQSLETRAPTPRKPFHV, from the exons ATGTTTGGGTTCTCGAGGAGAAGAATGAGGCTCGAGAG AATAAAAAAAGTTCAACTCTCAGATGCTGCTCAAGGAACTAGAAGTCCAGTAAGGCACAATAAAAGACTTAACAGCTCAAAT GGGGAAAGCATGGCAGACAACACGAATGATTATGATGAGCTCATCCGTCAATCTTCATCTGATGGGTCTGAGCTTAATAACTGTGCTTCAGGCAGCTCTGAAGATTGGATGGTGCTTTCTGTCAGTGGAATGAAGCCTGAAGCTCGCTTCAAT CATGCGGCAGCAGTTGTTGGGAACAACATGGTGGTTGTCGGTGGTGAATCTTCAAATGGATTGCTGGATGATGTCCAG GTACTCAGTTTTGATAGATTTTCATGGACTAAGGCTTCACCAAAGCGTTATTATTCACCAACTAGCCATCCATTAAAAATTCCGGCATGCAAGGGTCACACTTTG GTGCCTTGGGGAAAAAAAGTGCTTCTTGTCGGAGGAAAAACCGAACCTGCTACCGAAAGAGTCACTG TCTGGGCATTTGACATGGACGAAGAGTGCTGGTCACTTATGGAAGCAAAGGGAGACATTCCG GTTGCTCGTAGTGGTCATACAGTTGTTAGGGCAAACTCTGTTCTTATTTTGTTTGGAGGTGAAGATTCTAAAAAAAGGAAACTCAATGATATGCATATGTTTGATCTGAAATCTCTGACCTGGCTCCCTCTTCATTGCAC TGGACCACGTCCATCTCCAAGGTCGAATCACGTTGCGGCTCTTTATGATGACAAAATACTGTTAGTTTTTGGTGGAACGTCAAAGTCTCGTACTCTAAATGACTTGTACTCACTTGACTTCGAGACG ATGGTATGGTCAAGAGTTAAAACTCGGAGTTTTCATCCATCGCCTAGAGCTGGTTGTTGTGGAGCACTTTGCGGAACTAAGTGGTATATTATTGGTGGTGGTAGCAAGAAAAAAC CAGATGCAGAGACCTTGATATTTGATGTTCTTAAGCTTGAATGGTCAGTTGCTGTTGCAACGCCTTCATCTTCCATCACTACCAACAAG GGATTTAGCCTAGTTCTTGTACAACACAGGGAAAGGGATTTTCTTGTTGCCTTTGGTGGTTTCAAGAAGGATGCATCAGACCAG GTTGAGGTACTTGTCTTGGAGAAGATTGAATCATCCATTATTCGAAAATCGACATTGAGTAAAGTTGCTGGATTGCTGTCTGAGAATCGTGCATCGTCTGTAGAATTGTCCTCTCAGCCGAACAATGGTTCTCTTAGTGGTCATTTTGATTCTATCTCAGGACTTCATTTAGCATCTGCTTCCGAACAACATGGGCCTGGTAGAAAATCATTGTCAGAATCTTTACTTGTCGACTCAAATTCTGCTCCTGGAAATGCCTCCTTCCGGAAACAATTTAATAATCAGGAGGAGAATGCTGAGATGACAATCATGAATGTCTTAGAGGACAAAAATCAACTACGG TTAAGGGAGCAAAACATAAAGCCAGTCGATTTAGGAGCTGGGATTAGCATTGGAGGAGATAAAATAGCAGAAGAAACTTGTGCCTCAGAATCTGATAACTCAAGTTCTCTGGACAAGCAAGGAAGTGGAAGCCTGATGTCAGAAAGCGATGGTCTTGTATTTCCAGAGAGTGATGGTAAATCAAGAATGGCAGCTCAGTCGAACATCCATCAAGTATATGAAGCAAAACTAGCTGCCCTTCTAAGGAAGAATGGCATTCTGGAAGGACAGTTGACAGCTGCAGTAGCTGGTCGTGAGGCAGCAGAAAAGAATTTGTTATCTTCTCTCAAAAGTAGGCAGGAAACGGAGAAACAATTGACAGACATAATGAAGGAGTTGGAGTTTTTTAAGGAGAAGCTAAACAGTGTCGAGTTGGCCCATGAAGAAGCTAATAGCCTATCTAATATTGTCCACTCTGACAACGTAAGACTGGAACATGACGTAGCTTTCCTTAAAGCTGTTTTGGACGATACACAGAAG GAGCTTCATTCGACTAGAGGCGTCCTTGCAGGAGAACGAGCTAGAGCATTCCAACTACAG GTTGAAGTTTTCCATCTGAAGCAAAGATTGCAGTCCTTGGAGACTCGAGCACCAACTCCTAGAAAACCTTTCCACGTTTAG
- the LOC140865042 gene encoding probable serine/threonine-protein kinase At1g01540 isoform X1, producing MAGSFAVIVGAVGGALAVLATVILLLWICMKKHGKFSNKNSETGSSDPSAVVEMKRGGSSPFSVPSITEIRQFRMEELEQATRNFSETNLIGCGTFGLVFKGLLSDGTVVAIKRRIGEPRQEFVEEVAYLSTICHRNLVVLLGYCQERGYQMLVSEYLPNGSMCSHLYDTGKGSTTKLEFKQRLQVAIGAAKAGLCHLHGLNPPFVHGNFKTGSVLVDENFIAKVADAGMSKILEKIEDGASSGSSSFNAFKDPEMEHFEVLYETSDVYSFGVFLLELITGKEATTYKEAYGSNHSLIQLVEDHLRSNDLVDPRLVGSFTAEGMRDLLWLMLKCMNFPGKDRPRMENLVVEIDRILETEIERTIVMGEGTATVTLGSQLFTS from the exons ATGGCGGGTTCATTTGCTGTTATAGTTGGAGCCGTAGGAGGGGCGTTAGCTGTTTTAGCCACTGTCATTTTGCTTTTGTGGATTTGCATGAAAAAACATGGGAAGTTTTCGAACAAGAACTCGGAGACAGGATCCTCCGACCCATCTGCTGTGG TGGAGATGAAAAGAGGTGGAAGCAGTCCATTTTCAGTTCCATCGATAACCGAAATAAGGCAATTCAGAATGGAAGAATTGGAACAAGCCACAAGAAATTTCAGTGAAACCAATCTAATAGGATGTGGTACATTTGGTTTAGTTTTCAAAGGACTGCTCAGCGATGGAACTGTTGTGGCCATCAAAAGACGTATTGGCGAACCTCGGCAGGAGTTCGTTGAAGAG GTGGCCTATTTGTCGACGATTTGCCACCGTAACTTAGTGGTACTTCTTGGCTACTGTCAAGAAAGAGGATACCAGATGCTAGTTTCCGAATACTTACCTAATGGCAGCATGTGCAGCCATTTGTACG ACACTGGAAAAGGTTCTACCACGAAGCTCGAATTTAAACAAAGGCTACAAGTAGCAATTGGTGCTGCTAAAG CAGGTTTGTGTCACTTGCATGGCCTGAATCCACCGTTCGTGCACGGTAACTTTAAAACAGGGAGCGTCTTGGTTGATGAGAATTTCATCGCCAAAGTCGCGGATGCAGGGATGTCTaaaattcttgaaaaaatcgAAGATGGAGCTTCGTCTGGATCAAGTTCCTTCAATGCTTTCAAAGATCCAGA GATGGAACACTTCGAGGTATTATACGAAACAAGCGATGTATACAGCTTTGGTGTATTCCTTTTGGAGCTCATAACCGGTAAGGAGGCGACGACGTACAAAGAGGCCTACGGATCAAATCACAGCTTAATTCAGTTG GTGGAAGACCATTTGAGATCAAACGATCTAGTCGACCCTCGACTAGTTGGGAGCTTCACTGCGGAAGGGATGAGGGATCTTCTGTGGTTGATGCTCAAATGCATGAACTTTCCAGGGAAGGATAGGCCAAGAATGGAGAATTTGGTGGTGGAGATTGATCGAATACTCGAGACGGAGATCGAACGGACCATAGTCATGGGTGAGGGGACTGCAACCGTTACTCTGGGAAGCCAACTCTTTACAAGTTGA